One genomic region from Vitis riparia cultivar Riparia Gloire de Montpellier isolate 1030 chromosome 17, EGFV_Vit.rip_1.0, whole genome shotgun sequence encodes:
- the LOC117904795 gene encoding uncharacterized protein LOC117904795 → MDSDTFWKSPSSCRFSKVIWVVKQLLLFVGIITTALLMLKPSSKISYTFNLLCRSIPSFWLSLKSWFSPPYVYVIIYSVLILIIILASSSSSSSTFSFDHHHRYHHDFKDINISMDTTVFKDKGLQSHFVDKFIVGSSPEVWSVADSGDEFPQETSMMMPESGRKCTAGETKDRLEESVLKAIVCRWEDDDQYKTLDAKWKDIKEDRKQLTKHRKSQTWDVPHENIFNLAPREMRKLDTFVGERSSVRAIGGLRREELLGHDELNRQVEAFIKKCKKDMPFKI, encoded by the coding sequence ATGGATTCAGATACGTTTTGGAAGTCCCCTTCTTCATGCAGATTCAGTAAGGTCATCTGGGTTGTCAAGCAGCTCCTATTATTTGTTGGTATCATCACCACTGCCCTCCTTATGTTGAAGCCATCATCAAAAATCTCATACACCTTCAACCTCTTATGCCGTAGCATTCCAAGCTTTTGGTTGTCGTTGAAAAGCTGGTTTTCTCCTCCTTATGTTTACGTTATTATATACTCCGTCCTCATTCTCATAATTATCCTTgcctcttcatcttcttcttcatctacCTTTTCCTTCGACCACCACCACCGGTATCATCATGACTTCAAGGACATTAATATATCTATGGACACCACTGTGTTCAAAGACAAAGGCCTGCAGAGTCATTTCGTAGACAAATTTATAGTGGGCTCATCACCAGAGGTTTGGTCGGTGGCTGATTCCGGTGATGAATTTCCACAGGAAACTTCCATGATGATGCCAGAGAGTGGCCGGAAATGTACTGCTGGAGAGACAAAGGACAGATTGGAGGAGTCTGTGTTAAAAGCAATTGTTTGTAGGTGGGAAGATGATGATCAATACAAGACCCTTGATGCCAAATGGAAGGATATAAAGGAGGATCGGAAACAACTAACAAAGCACAGGAAGAGCCAAACATGGGATGTGCCACATGAGAATATTTTCAACTTGGCTCCGAGGGAAATGAGGAAGTTGGATACGTTCGTGGGTGAAAGGTCATCAGTTAGGGCAATTGGGGGTTTGAGGAGGGAAGAATTGCTAGGTCATGATGAGCTGAATCGCCAAGTAGAAGCCTTTATAAAGAAGTGTAAGAAAGACATGCCATTCAAGATCTGA